A single Bifidobacterium asteroides DNA region contains:
- a CDS encoding DNA glycosylase AlkZ-like family protein — MTADLQRLSPRTRARGAEGLADLLRTLGPMDLAGIRRRMRGQEDEPVTQAQVRAMLEELRTQSRVVPVRLGARDCWVWAGQAGRLTAVLGPGIIQPSAQPTKESESDSEAFDQLVRQYAAVHGPFTTQDLAGHLGLGSALLEDRLRSLAARELLMTGVFPRPDLRAYDEPGWEGGQPHRGWLDPEVFRRLRSRSLAKASKAASPVPGHVYSDFLLHRQGLAPLGQEPLMGAEGLLEVVGQLEGLALPPELWESAIFPARVRDYGPALMDDLLASGQVVWVGSDQGEGPLGAMTFYLAEDLDEELPAQSAGSASVTDVAGKLSKAGDAGDLEETMLDVLADGGAYRFDRLLRACAGRGGNDVESPGFEAPDQEAVARSLWDLVRRGLVTNASLAPVRRLIRGSGSQSSGRTRRLPHGLRGHGRPRGRAAMIWAASSTALSAAAEGFWTLVVDEREAAGGSAGTDMAGSRDGPRDSQDGDRQRTVSLVHEEQAILDRYGLLAPVLPEVRSLPGGFSALYQVCRRMEEAGRLTRGVIVDGFGGAQFAPREVIDQLRDFQDDERTSDGEGGSGQRPAEPVVMDVTDPANLYGTALAWPTTSGDGGGRPIRRIGNLLVQNHGRALVYAAPKGHHLLVFGEPERGLLEAAFAQLASWLSRDGQGRILFSDANGRPLTMREPVGMALATAGFTAGPGGMALY; from the coding sequence GTGACCGCTGATCTGCAGCGGCTTTCGCCCAGGACCCGGGCCAGGGGGGCCGAGGGGCTGGCCGACCTGCTGCGCACCCTGGGCCCCATGGACCTGGCCGGGATTCGCCGGCGCATGCGCGGGCAGGAGGACGAACCGGTGACGCAGGCACAGGTCCGGGCCATGCTGGAGGAGCTGCGGACCCAGTCCAGGGTGGTTCCGGTCAGGTTAGGCGCTCGCGACTGCTGGGTATGGGCCGGTCAGGCAGGGCGGCTGACGGCGGTTCTGGGCCCTGGCATCATCCAGCCATCCGCCCAGCCGACAAAGGAATCGGAATCAGACAGCGAGGCCTTCGACCAGCTGGTCAGGCAATACGCCGCAGTCCATGGGCCATTCACCACCCAGGATCTGGCCGGCCACCTGGGCCTGGGCAGCGCTCTCTTGGAGGACAGGTTGCGTTCCCTGGCCGCTCGCGAACTGCTCATGACCGGGGTCTTCCCCCGGCCCGACCTGCGTGCCTACGACGAGCCTGGATGGGAGGGGGGTCAACCCCACCGAGGGTGGCTGGATCCCGAGGTCTTCCGCCGGCTGCGCTCGCGGTCCCTGGCCAAGGCCAGCAAGGCCGCCAGTCCCGTCCCCGGCCATGTCTACAGCGACTTTCTTCTTCACCGGCAGGGTCTGGCACCCCTGGGCCAGGAGCCCTTGATGGGCGCCGAAGGACTGCTGGAGGTGGTCGGGCAGCTGGAGGGGCTGGCTCTGCCGCCCGAACTCTGGGAGTCGGCCATCTTCCCGGCCAGGGTGCGTGATTACGGTCCCGCATTGATGGACGATCTGCTGGCCTCGGGCCAGGTGGTCTGGGTGGGGTCCGACCAGGGGGAGGGCCCGCTGGGCGCCATGACCTTCTACCTGGCCGAGGACCTGGATGAGGAGCTTCCAGCACAATCCGCTGGTTCTGCATCGGTCACGGATGTGGCCGGCAAGTTGAGCAAGGCGGGCGACGCGGGTGATCTGGAAGAGACCATGCTGGATGTTCTGGCCGACGGGGGAGCCTACCGTTTCGATCGGCTTCTGCGCGCCTGCGCCGGTCGGGGCGGGAATGACGTTGAGTCTCCTGGTTTTGAAGCCCCCGATCAGGAGGCCGTGGCACGGTCGCTCTGGGATTTGGTCAGGCGTGGACTGGTCACCAATGCCTCCCTGGCTCCGGTTCGGCGCCTGATCCGAGGATCAGGGTCTCAGTCCTCGGGGAGGACCCGACGCTTGCCCCACGGCCTGCGTGGACACGGCAGGCCCAGGGGTCGTGCAGCCATGATCTGGGCGGCCAGCTCAACAGCGCTGTCAGCAGCTGCTGAGGGGTTCTGGACCCTGGTTGTCGATGAGCGCGAGGCAGCAGGAGGCTCAGCGGGAACGGACATGGCCGGTTCACGTGATGGACCTAGAGACAGCCAGGACGGTGACCGCCAGCGGACCGTCAGCCTGGTCCACGAGGAGCAGGCCATCCTGGACCGCTATGGGCTCCTGGCTCCGGTGCTGCCTGAGGTGCGGTCCCTGCCCGGCGGATTCTCGGCTCTCTATCAGGTCTGCAGGCGCATGGAGGAGGCCGGCCGGCTGACGCGAGGGGTCATCGTCGACGGCTTCGGCGGCGCCCAGTTCGCCCCCAGAGAGGTGATCGACCAGCTCAGGGACTTCCAAGATGATGAGCGCACAAGCGATGGCGAAGGCGGATCGGGGCAGCGACCTGCCGAACCCGTGGTCATGGACGTGACCGATCCCGCCAACCTCTATGGCACGGCTCTTGCCTGGCCGACCACATCAGGGGATGGCGGCGGACGGCCCATTCGGCGGATAGGAAACCTCCTGGTGCAGAATCATGGCCGCGCCCTGGTCTATGCGGCGCCCAAGGGGCATCATCTGCTGGTCTTTGGTGAGCCCGAGCGTGGATTGCTGGAGGCCGCCTTCGCCCAGCTGGCCTCATGGCTGAGCCGGGACGGACAGGGACGCATCCTCTTCAGTGATGCCAATGGCCGGCCCCTGACCATGCGCGAACCGGTGGGGATGGCCCTGGCCACAGCCGGGTTCACGGCCGGTCCGGGCGGCATGGCCCTCTACTGA
- a CDS encoding DNA gyrase/topoisomerase IV subunit A, which translates to MATHRRSKAAGYDPRQVKEHIVETPLNEEMSKSFLEYAYSVIYARALPDARDGLKPVQRRIIYQMGQMNLNPDRPYMKSARAVGEVMGKLHPHGDSSIYEAMVRLAQPFAMRLPLVDGHGNFGSLDDGPAASRYTEARLAPAALGMNADIDQDTVDFSPNYDNKLKEPQVLPSAIPNLLVNGASGIAVGMATNMITHNLGEVVAAAKYLMAHPDAGLDELMRYVPGPDLPGGGVIVGRDGIRKAYEHGRGAFVTRSVTHLENVTARKKAIVVTELPFMVGPERVLERISDGVRNHKLEGISSAIDLTDRHNGTRLVIEIKTGFDPGKVLGKLFKYTPLEDSFTINNVALVHGRPRTMGLKELLEVWVEHRRTVIHRRSEFRRKKALERLHLVEGLLLALVDIDEVIQVIRSSDDADAAKTRLMAVFDLDQTQAQYILDLRLRRLTKMSRIELEGERDDLNKQLEELERILGSSAELDRVVIQEMDQAVAQWGTPRRTVILDQEPSGDLAPVQSAASDQQTPGKTGAGPQAALMASGGTSRGGDGGDLHMEDKPCTVMMSATGLLARSTPGALDAWRSRPRNQDRGHDDQVIAIFATTTLATYGLVTTAGRLITAPVADLPLIPATANPNLSGGIVADELLGGTASTEPQADEHAVTVIDMNDSAPLALGTRLGTVKRWNRESPTTMDSWSVIDLKGDDQVVFAAPCQDGDRMVLISSDASLLTFTGDKVRPQGRNAAGMVGIRLAQGCQVAAFAVVPAGEIGWTYQETGEDGMSTQAGAVVLTVAGDSEALPGTENGSAKLTPLEMYPVKGRGTKGVRSQRFLKGQDTLLLARVGAWPLHASTAAGSPVELPEVDMRRDASGQELAAPIAFVA; encoded by the coding sequence ATGGCAACTCATCGCAGGAGCAAGGCGGCGGGGTACGACCCCCGGCAGGTCAAGGAGCACATCGTCGAAACCCCTCTGAACGAGGAGATGAGCAAGTCCTTCCTGGAATACGCCTACTCGGTCATCTACGCCAGGGCCCTGCCCGACGCCCGTGACGGACTCAAGCCGGTCCAGCGGCGGATCATCTACCAGATGGGCCAGATGAACCTCAACCCCGACCGCCCCTACATGAAGTCCGCCAGGGCCGTGGGCGAGGTCATGGGCAAGCTGCACCCCCATGGCGACTCATCCATCTACGAGGCCATGGTGCGCCTGGCCCAGCCCTTTGCCATGCGCCTGCCCCTGGTCGACGGCCACGGCAACTTCGGATCCCTGGACGACGGGCCGGCTGCCTCCCGCTACACCGAGGCCAGGCTGGCTCCTGCGGCCCTGGGCATGAACGCCGACATCGACCAGGACACGGTGGACTTCTCCCCCAACTACGACAACAAGCTCAAGGAGCCCCAGGTCCTGCCCTCGGCCATCCCCAACCTGCTGGTCAACGGGGCCTCAGGCATCGCCGTGGGCATGGCCACCAACATGATCACCCACAACCTGGGCGAGGTGGTGGCCGCCGCCAAGTATCTGATGGCCCACCCGGACGCAGGGCTGGACGAGCTCATGCGCTACGTGCCCGGCCCGGATCTGCCCGGCGGCGGAGTCATCGTGGGACGGGACGGCATCCGCAAGGCCTACGAGCACGGCCGGGGGGCCTTCGTGACCAGGTCCGTCACCCACCTGGAGAACGTGACCGCCCGCAAGAAAGCCATCGTGGTCACCGAGCTGCCCTTCATGGTGGGCCCCGAGCGGGTTCTGGAACGCATCTCGGATGGGGTGCGCAACCACAAGCTGGAGGGCATCTCCAGCGCCATCGACCTGACCGACCGGCACAACGGGACCCGCCTGGTCATCGAGATCAAGACGGGATTCGATCCGGGCAAGGTCCTGGGCAAGCTCTTCAAGTACACGCCCCTGGAGGACTCCTTCACCATCAACAACGTGGCCCTGGTCCACGGACGGCCCAGAACCATGGGGCTCAAGGAGCTGCTGGAGGTCTGGGTGGAGCACCGGCGCACGGTCATCCATCGGCGCAGCGAGTTCCGCCGCAAGAAGGCCCTGGAGCGTCTGCACCTGGTCGAGGGGCTCCTGCTGGCCCTGGTCGACATCGACGAGGTCATCCAGGTCATCCGCAGCTCGGACGACGCGGATGCGGCCAAGACCAGGCTGATGGCGGTCTTCGATCTGGATCAGACCCAGGCCCAGTACATTCTTGACCTGCGGCTGCGGCGGCTGACCAAGATGAGCCGGATCGAGCTGGAGGGCGAGCGTGACGACCTCAACAAGCAGCTGGAGGAGCTGGAGCGGATTCTGGGCTCATCGGCCGAGCTGGACCGGGTGGTCATCCAGGAGATGGACCAGGCGGTGGCCCAGTGGGGCACGCCCAGGCGCACGGTCATCCTGGACCAGGAGCCCTCCGGCGACCTGGCCCCCGTGCAGTCGGCAGCTAGCGACCAGCAAACCCCCGGCAAGACGGGTGCCGGCCCACAGGCCGCACTGATGGCCAGCGGAGGAACCAGCCGCGGCGGCGACGGCGGCGACCTGCACATGGAGGACAAGCCCTGCACGGTCATGATGAGCGCCACCGGACTGCTGGCACGCAGCACCCCGGGCGCCCTGGATGCCTGGCGGTCCCGGCCGCGCAACCAGGACCGGGGGCATGACGACCAGGTCATCGCCATATTCGCCACCACTACCCTGGCCACCTACGGCCTGGTGACCACGGCTGGAAGGCTGATCACCGCCCCCGTGGCCGACCTGCCGCTGATCCCGGCCACCGCCAACCCCAACCTGAGCGGGGGCATCGTGGCTGACGAGCTCCTGGGCGGGACCGCCAGCACCGAACCCCAGGCCGACGAGCACGCCGTCACCGTCATCGACATGAACGACTCCGCGCCACTGGCCCTGGGCACCCGGCTGGGCACGGTCAAGCGCTGGAACCGCGAATCCCCGACCACCATGGACTCCTGGTCGGTCATCGACCTCAAGGGGGACGACCAGGTGGTCTTCGCAGCCCCCTGCCAGGACGGGGACCGGATGGTGCTCATCTCCTCGGATGCCAGCCTGCTGACCTTCACCGGGGACAAGGTTCGCCCCCAGGGCCGCAACGCGGCCGGCATGGTGGGCATCCGGCTGGCCCAGGGCTGCCAGGTCGCCGCCTTCGCGGTCGTGCCGGCCGGGGAGATTGGCTGGACCTATCAGGAGACCGGCGAGGATGGCATGAGCACCCAGGCCGGGGCCGTGGTCCTGACTGTGGCCGGCGACTCCGAGGCCCTGCCCGGCACCGAGAACGGGTCGGCCAAGCTGACCCCGCTGGAGATGTATCCGGTCAAGGGCCGCGGCACGAAAGGCGTGCGCTCCCAACGCTTCCTCAAGGGTCAGGACACCCTGCTGCTGGCCCGGGTGGGCGCCTGGCCCCTGCACGCCAGCACCGCCGCCGGCTCTCCGGTCGAACTGCCCGAAGTGGACATGCGCCGGGACGCCTCCGGCCAGGAGCTGGCAGCGCCCATCGCCTTCGTGGCCTGA